Proteins from a genomic interval of Salmo salar chromosome ssa14, Ssal_v3.1, whole genome shotgun sequence:
- the LOC106569913 gene encoding protein AF1q, with protein MLVKSNSEYDSFLYWRQPISAPDLSELEDLGVTNSKPTKKSKKATKKQNAALAKTRKQQEAQEAELSEYTTFNYWREPIPSIDLLDFNLLL; from the coding sequence ATGCTGGTGAAATCAAACAGTGAGTATGACTCCTTCCTCTACTGgagacagcccatctcagcccCGGACCTGTCAGAGCTGGAAGACCTGGGTGTGACCAACAGCAAGCCAACCAAGAAGAGCAAGAAGGCCACCAAGAAACAGAATGCTGCCTTAGCCAAGACAAGGAAGCAGCAAGAGGCACAGGAGGCTGAATTGTCAGAGTACACCACCTTCAACTACTGGAGAGAGCCTATCCCCAGCATCGACCTCCTCGACTTCAACCTGCTTCTGTGA